In Halorussus limi, a genomic segment contains:
- a CDS encoding formyltetrahydrofolate deformylase: MTRSELTEITVVGDDDTGLVARVTTLLFERGINIEDLDQAVRDDLFRMTMHVDATGMEGTREGLRADLDDLSDDLGVDVRVRFPDDRETKRMAVLVTKESHCLERLCEVAAEDELDAEISVVIGNHPDLQPVATEYGIPFHDIGDAEGNADEDRLLDLLGEYDIDLVVLARYMRILGPNVVFRYEGRIINVHPSLLPAFPGAKAYRQAKEAGVRIAGVTAHYVTTDLDQGPIVAQRAFNVPDGASVDTLKERGQPLEADVLLEAVRLHLADDVTVHRGRTELRDDAREVATGELGEADATEATGEAASGAAYQLGMPPELDRATPDEPTDERLVAPPKTGDD; the protein is encoded by the coding sequence ATGACCCGGAGCGAACTGACCGAAATCACCGTCGTCGGCGACGACGATACCGGACTCGTCGCCCGCGTCACGACCCTGCTGTTCGAGCGCGGAATCAACATCGAGGACCTCGATCAGGCGGTCCGCGACGACCTCTTCCGCATGACGATGCACGTCGATGCCACCGGCATGGAGGGGACCCGCGAGGGCCTCCGCGCGGACCTCGACGACCTCAGCGACGACCTCGGCGTGGACGTGCGGGTCCGGTTCCCCGACGACCGCGAGACCAAGCGCATGGCGGTGCTGGTCACGAAGGAGAGCCACTGCCTCGAACGACTCTGCGAAGTCGCGGCCGAGGACGAACTCGACGCCGAGATTTCGGTCGTCATCGGCAACCACCCCGACCTCCAACCGGTCGCCACCGAGTACGGCATCCCGTTCCACGACATCGGCGACGCGGAGGGGAACGCCGACGAGGACCGACTGCTCGACTTGCTGGGAGAGTACGACATCGACCTCGTGGTGCTGGCCCGCTACATGCGCATCCTCGGGCCGAACGTCGTCTTCCGGTACGAGGGCCGCATCATCAACGTCCACCCCAGCCTCCTGCCCGCGTTCCCCGGCGCGAAGGCCTACCGGCAGGCAAAGGAGGCGGGCGTCCGCATCGCAGGTGTGACCGCCCACTACGTGACGACCGACCTCGACCAAGGCCCCATCGTCGCCCAGCGGGCGTTCAACGTCCCGGACGGCGCGAGCGTCGACACGCTCAAGGAGCGTGGCCAACCCCTCGAAGCCGACGTTCTGCTGGAGGCGGTCCGACTCCACCTCGCCGACGACGTGACGGTCCACCGCGGCCGTACCGAACTCCGGGACGACGCCCGCGAAGTGGCGACGGGCGAACTCGGCGAGGCGGACGCGACTGAGGCGACCGGGGAGGCGGCGAGCGGCGCGGCCTACCAACTCGGGATGCCCCCCGAACTCGACCGCGCGACCCCGGACGAACCCACCGACGAGCGACTCGTCGCACCCCCGAAGACCGGCGACGACTGA
- a CDS encoding arylsulfotransferase family protein has translation MLFVGIVVASAFVVASGYLSAEASSSSAAGRPTFDAAPRDGITVVATDSNTWMGKAGDGPRARAELVAFAPNGSVMYYNDTHTRYWDVDPVKGEETTVEYVAADHLNASECHATTACTRNVVERVNLTTGETTRIYGRITPGKHSTRWHDADRLDEDSLVIADIAQDRVYVVNTTSGLVEWSWDAQQNYALSSGGPYPEDWTHLNDVEVLADGTIMASLRNQDQVVFLDRQTGLIENRTLGGEDKHGIIYEQHNPDYINASNGGPAVLIGDSENNRVVEYQRKNGEWTRSWTWQDARMQWPRDADRLPNGHTLVTDSNGNRVFELNQQGEVVWSVDVAFPYESERLNTGDESTGGPSATKANLGSESGGGAGEGGADGQVTSDRDQPGPLERAWAVVRDLLPGRTANGLMYVTPIWMGGPEVLALAALVLTLLVWVVCEAYWSSWRASVHNPVSISRRE, from the coding sequence GTGTTGTTCGTCGGTATCGTCGTCGCGTCGGCGTTCGTGGTCGCCTCGGGCTACCTCTCTGCGGAAGCCTCGTCGTCGTCCGCGGCCGGACGGCCGACGTTCGACGCGGCCCCTCGCGACGGAATCACCGTGGTCGCCACCGACTCGAACACGTGGATGGGCAAGGCCGGCGACGGGCCGCGAGCGCGGGCCGAACTCGTCGCGTTCGCGCCCAACGGGAGCGTGATGTACTACAACGACACGCACACCCGGTACTGGGACGTGGACCCCGTGAAAGGCGAGGAGACGACCGTCGAGTACGTCGCGGCCGACCACCTCAACGCCTCGGAGTGTCACGCGACGACGGCCTGCACGCGGAACGTGGTCGAGCGCGTCAACCTCACGACCGGCGAGACGACCCGAATCTACGGGCGAATCACGCCGGGCAAGCACTCGACGCGGTGGCACGACGCCGACCGACTCGACGAGGACAGTCTGGTCATCGCCGACATCGCGCAGGACCGGGTCTACGTCGTCAACACGACGAGCGGTCTCGTGGAGTGGTCGTGGGACGCCCAGCAGAACTACGCGCTGTCGAGCGGCGGGCCGTACCCCGAGGACTGGACGCACCTCAACGACGTGGAGGTGCTGGCCGACGGCACCATCATGGCCAGCCTCCGGAATCAGGACCAAGTGGTGTTCCTCGACCGCCAGACCGGTCTCATCGAGAATCGGACGCTCGGGGGCGAGGACAAACACGGCATCATCTACGAACAGCACAATCCCGACTACATCAACGCCTCGAACGGCGGTCCCGCGGTTCTCATCGGCGACTCGGAGAACAACCGCGTCGTGGAATACCAGCGGAAAAACGGCGAGTGGACCCGGTCGTGGACGTGGCAGGACGCCCGGATGCAGTGGCCCCGCGACGCCGACCGCCTGCCGAACGGCCACACGCTCGTCACCGACTCGAACGGCAACCGCGTCTTCGAGTTGAACCAGCAGGGAGAGGTCGTCTGGAGCGTGGACGTGGCGTTCCCCTACGAGTCCGAGCGCCTGAACACCGGCGACGAGAGCACCGGCGGTCCCTCGGCGACGAAGGCGAACCTCGGGTCGGAGTCGGGCGGCGGTGCGGGCGAAGGCGGAGCGGACGGGCAGGTCACGTCCGACAGGGACCAACCGGGTCCGCTGGAGCGGGCGTGGGCGGTCGTCAGAGACTTGCTCCCCGGACGGACCGCCAACGGCCTGATGTACGTCACGCCCATCTGGATGGGCGGCCCGGAGGTGCTGGCGCTCGCGGCGCTGGTGCTGACGCTGCTGGTCTGGGTGGTCTGTGAGGCCTACTGGTCGTCGTGGCGCGCGTCGGTCCACAACCCGGTGTCGATTTCCCGGCGGGAGTAG